Below is a window of Herminiimonas arsenicoxydans DNA.
ACATCGGTTCCCGTTCCCATGGCAATGCCGACATCCGCCTTGGCAAGTGCAGGCGCATCGTTGATACCATCCCCTGCCATTGCTACAACTTTTCCTTCTTTTTGCAGGCGTTCTACCAATGCCAGTTTGTCTTGGGGCTTAACTTCGCCATGCACTTCGCTAATTCCGAGCTTTCCAGCCACCGATTTTGCGGTGGTAACCCCGTCCCCGGTTGCCATAATCACGTTGATGCCTGCTTCCCTCAACACTGAGAGTGCTTCCATCGTTGTCGTTTTAATTGGGTCTGACACCGCGACTAGCCCGATCAACTTTCCATCGACGGCCACGTGCATCACACTTGCACCTTCACTCCGTAATTCTTCGGCTTGCGTCGACAGACTACGCCACTCAATCTTTTCTTCATCCATGAGCGCCGTATTACCCAATGCTATTCGGTGACCAGCAACAATGCCGCGCACACCAATCCCACTGGATGATTCAAAGCTTTCCGGTTTATCCAGAGTCAGACTACGCTTGCGCGCTTCAGTCACAATGGCTTGAGCAAGTGGATGTTCGCTACCTTGGTCGATACTGGCGGCAACCTGAAGTACCGATGTCTCTGTTTGACCTTGCGCAGCAATAACGCGATCAAATGCAGGTTTACCTTCAGTCAGAGTGCCGGTTTTATCGACAATCAGAGTATTTACCTTACGCATGCCTTCTATCGCTGCAGCATCCCGAAACAACATACCTTGTGTGGCTGCACGTCCTGTCGCTGCCATGATTGACATCGGCGTGGCCAAACCAAGTGCGCAAGGGCAAGCAATGATCAAGACTGCAACCGCATTGACGAAGCCAAAGACCCAACTCGGTTCTGGGCCAAATAGACCCCATCCCACTAGCGTTAGAAAAGCGATGCCAACGACAACCAATACAAAATATCCGGCAACAACGTCGGCTAGACGTTGCATAGGTGCACGGGACCGCTGCGCCTGCGCCACCATTTGTACAATCTGTGAAAGCATCGTTTGGGAGCCAACTTTTTCGGAGTGAATAACAAGACTGCCACTAGTATTAAGCGTCGCACCGATAACCTTATCTCCTTGTCGCTTGGTCACGGGCATTGGTTCGCCAGTTAACATGGATTCATCTACTGCGCTTTCTCCTTCTGCGACAACACCATCCACCGGTACTTTTTCACCGGGACGCACTCGTAAAGCGTCACCAATATGAACGTGAGTAAGAGGCACATCCTCTTCAGTCCCATCCTTGTTGATTCGACGCGCAGTCTTTGGGGCAAGTCCCAATAGGGACTTGATAGCAGCTGATGTTTGTGAACGAGCTTTTAGTTCAAGAATTTGCCCAAGTAAGGTCAATGAAACGATGACTGCAGCTGCCTCGTAATAAACACCGACACGTCCATGTTCCATGAAGGTCGACGGAAACAATCCAGGTGCAAGTGTCGCAACCACACTGTAACCATACGCCGCTGTTACACCGGCCCCGATTAACGTCCACATATTAGGACTACGTCGCACGATGGATTGATAACATCGTTCAAAGAAAGGCCACCCCGCCCATAACACCACAGGTGTACTTAATGTTAGTTCAATCCAGTTTTGGTAAGGAATGCCTCCTGGAAAGAAACGGTGCGCACCCATCGCCAAGAAAGTAACAATGATAGTTAGCGGCAATGTCCACCAGAAGCGGCGCCGAAAATCCACGAGCTCGGGATTTTCTTCATCCTCAAGCGAAGGCATGAGAGGCTCAAGTGACATGCCACATATCGGACAATTGCCAGGAGTCGGTTGCCGGATCTCGGGATGCATCGGGCAGGTATAAATCGTTCCACTCGGCATGTTTTCAGCCGTTCCCGCGGTGTTCGGCTTTATGTAAGCCTGGGGAGTGACACCAAATTTATGCATACAACCTGCACTACAAAAATGATATTTATTTCCTTCGTACTCAATTTCTTTTAGCGGATCGGCCGCTACTCTCATTCCGCAAACTGGATCAGTAAAAGGTTTATCCGGATTTTTTACTCTCTCATCCGAATTTATTGAAGATTTAAGGTGGTGACTATGATCACCATGAGAATGATCGTCATGGGCGTTATTGTTCATTTGCCAGTCCTTTGTTTAAAAACCGAAGCAATAATGTCAAGAAAACGCGAGTGATTTTCAGCTTACCATCTGAGCGCTAGAAAAAATAAACCATCTCGGCCTATTATCTTGCAGGTTCCAACTATGGCAATGTCAAGAGAGAATGATGGTTTCAGTAATGAGTTGATTGCCGCCTTTGTAGATTAATCCTTGGCAACATCATATTTTCTGACTTACTGATCGTGGTTTACTTAGCGACCCAGCACCTTTAACGAGTTCCGGTTGCATTTTTTTCCATATTTGGCCCGTCTCGATTGCAGGAGCATAAGCTGTGACTACGTTGAGTACTTCATCGATAATTTCGACCGGGCGATCAAGCCTACAGTGTGCTTTTCCAAACTCTATAAGGTGCTCACGAGTTGGCCAGACTTTTGCCTTGTTCATTTTTAAGGCAATTGTGTCACGTGGAATATAAGCTGTTGTACATACGATGTCATACAGAGGTGACAGTCGAACATCGTTTGTCTCAGGTGTCGTGTACAACATTCCAAAATTTTTCAGATGCGCATCGCCATTCCGTACTGCTATTGACAGCACAAGCGATTTAAAAAATTCGGCAAGCGATTCCGTCTTGTAAGTGCTGCTTGAGAAAATATCGATGGCCTTCGCTACGTTCTCATAGCTTGAATCGTATTTCCCGTCATTTTGTTTGCCAGTTAGAGCGGTCATATCTTCGAACCCAAGATACTCGCCCGATATTGGATCTATATCAAAGCGCTCAATAACAAATACTTCCTTGTTTTCAGATAGCCAAAATTTCGGAACATTAAGTCCTGCAAGCATTCCCATTGTCATGCAATGGAATTCATTCTCCGCCAGTCCTTCATAATCGACTCCACTGGCCTTAATAATCAGCTTACGATCTTTCATTACTCCTTTGTCGACCGTTTCCTTGTCTTCATAGGCGACAGCAAGAACCTTCGGCTGTACTCCAGAAATTCCTGACGTACCTGCATATTTTTCAGCTAGGTAGTCGAATAGACTTTCACTTCCCTTCCACGACAGTAAGGCATTGAGGTTTTCCGCTTTTGCGTGTTCAACGTGATTTTCGTTAAGACTGACACTCACTCGGCCAATCATGTCACTGCCAGTGAGTGCCAAAATATTGAAATCGTCCATTTTCATGGTCTTACCGAACCGTTCGCGAATCCAATGAAGTAAATAACCTTCCGGAAGATTCTGCCGTAATACACCAGGCAAAATATTGGCAGCGTATGTCTCTGCTCGCAGCGGCATCGTCAGGCTGATCTCGCAATGCGGGTCTTCGGTACGATATCCAAAAACAATCTGTGATTCGCGCGTGAGCTGGCCGGCCAAGCCTTGGCTTGTATGCACATTCAATTGTTTGAGCCGTTGCGGCTGAGGGTTCGATTTATTCATCGTCTGCGAAGATTGTGTTTAGCTCGGATTCGGTCGGACGCTTTGATTTTTCTATGACTGCGATGTTCAGTCCAAGAGCATTGAGAATGCGTTCAATTTTGCGGAAGCCAATATCATTGGAACCAGGCCCATTTTCGAGATCAATGAGCGTGCGGCGACTGATATCAGCTCGAACGGCTAATTCTGCTTGGGTCAACTTCAGAGCACGGCGGGCTGAAACGATAATTTTGGCTAGATCAAGAGTATTCATGTGAAGAATTTAGCACTTTATACTGAAATATTCAATATAAAGTGAAAAATACAGCACTTATTGTAGGAGGCAGAAGAATTATCACTCTTGCATCATGCTGGTAAATAAACGTAGTTGTGACGCATCGACAGCATCCTGCAAATCATTATCGGACAATACAAAATTGGGGCAATCAGAAGCTCGTGCCATTTGTAACAGGCTCTCAATTGCCACTATCGTGTGTTCCATTGGCAAACCGCCACTTTCACCACCAACATTTGCCGTCGTCAATGCAGACCACAGCTTGCTTGCGTAAATCTGGAGACGAAAGCCTTGTTCAAATGCGCGGGGTAAAAAGAAACGCGTATAGCTCCAACCAGACCCTTCTGGATACTCTGTTCCTTCGTCAAAAGTCTTCAAGATTTCCTCCAATTCTTCGATGGAAGTACAACCATTGAAAGCTAACGGCTCACTTAAAAACCGAGCAATAATTTGACGTTCCCCAGCAATCATCATCGCGGCCCTACGATGCAATATCTCTGGCTGAGCGAATGATAGAGTTGTCATGTTTATATTCTTAAGTTTGAGATCATTATGTACAACCAACAACTGACTTAGATCAGTTCCACTTAGAAGATGCATTTCATCGATCAGTAAAACAAATTGCATTCCCCTACGTCGCCCTACATGCATTGCTATGTCGGTGACGGTATTACGAAATAAAACACCGGTATTAGTTCTTCCTGCAAGCTCATGGTTTAAGCCCTCCAGTAAGAGGCGATACATATGTGCTTCGCTTGGCCGGGAGGCACGCGCGCTAATCAATAAAAAAAAAGTCTTCGGAAACTCAGCTTCGAGCATCCCTTTAATCATCATCAAACATGTGGTTTTGCCGATACGAGGAGTTGAATAGAAGTTGAGACCCGTGCGACGAGCCCATACCCTTTCTCGCACCAAATCGTAGGTTCTCTGAAGAGTAGGAGTTGGCAAAATATAGGTTTTTGTCACCATAGGATGGTCATCAAGCATCTTCAGAATATCTGCTGAAGAAAACTTAGCAATTGATGTTCGTGAGGAATTGGGTGACTCATTCGCAGCATCCATGGTGATTCCTATCGATGATTTTTGGTCTTCATTTGAATTGGAGACGGACGTCCAATCAATGAGCGCCTTTTGCTCGCATCATTAACTGATTTACCTCTTTTAATTTTGTCTTCCTGCGGGGCAGTTATTGTAGGTTCAAGACCTGCCGCCTTCGATACGTGAACTACTGCTGTTGCTACCTTGGGCGGAGGAGGTTTGATTCCCCCTTTGTGTTTCACCCCTTTTCCGATATGTGCAAGATATACCGCTACTGGGTCATCAAATTCAGTTAAGACGATAATTCGCTCATATGCCAATCGATTGATAATCTTACGTGTGCGGCGACTGTGTTTAGTTAAATTCCATCGCCCCGCTGCTTTCAGTATCCCAAGTTCGGTTCCATTTGGGAGGAATGCACGAACTTGTCGCATATCGTCTTCATCAATTTCAATCGTTACTTTCTTACCTATTAGATGCCCCGCCTCTGCAAGAATAGGGTTGGTGTAACGCACCCGGTCAATTTGTACATATGGTCGACGACCTGTTTTCTTGCCTCCGCGTACAAAATGCGTCTCCGTTAATAGAAACAATTTTGTTTCCGCTGCAGCCCGCGCTGGAAGATGCCTTACTATCAAGCGAGCTACTGGTCCGTCTATGAAGTAACGCAAATAATCCAGCGGCGTCATATACGAAAGGCCCTCGGTGGGAGTGGCGTTATGCTGAGCAAAATAGACGTCAGTTAATTTTTCTGCATCATCAGCATTAATCCCGTATCTGATTGCTTTTGCCTCAGCATCATCTGCGCGACCCTTACGAGGGTGGCTACCTGTAGTGGACGGCAAACGTTTGAATACATCATCGCCAATTTTCCGAAATGTTCTTTCAACATTCGGTCTCCTTTCGAAATGGCCCACTGGCCCCCAATTAATAATCATGCCAAGCGTTTTCCTAACGCGGTCATGTAACGCTGTGGCTAGGTGAGCCAGCGCGCCATCCAGCATAGTGATTTCCCAAACTGCACCAAATGCGAGGGGGATTACACCGCTAGGGAGCCCACTACCAATCCCATATGTAAATGGGGGGCCGGCAAGAGGTTCCCATTTTTTTGCGACAGCATCGCGAATAAGAGCAACTATGTCATTTGCCCCAACTTCGCTCCGGTAAACAAATGACCATGCAAGGACAGCAGTGCTCGCGCGTTCAACAGCAGCAATTAACCAAATCCGTTCGAGTAAAACTTGCTTGCTCGTACCCTCCGGTGTTAAGAAGTCGATAGTAAAGTGAGCTTCAATACAGTAGGCATCAATTTCGACTGCATCATATGGATCTTCAAAAGATAAGAAGGGAGGATCGCCTGTTCCGACAGCTAAGTGCGCCTTTGCGTCAATCTCTCCTCGTCGATAAACGGATTTCGAAAAATATTTGTTGAGTACACCCACCATGAATTTTTGGATCGTGCGAATACCAAGGTACTTGGTATTGAATGGCCATTCGTGACGACAAATGCCTTGCTTCTCGATGCACTTAATAAATAAATGGTGTAAATCTTTTGCGCGCAGCTTGTATTCCGGAATAACCTTTGCCTTAGCATCTTGCATAATCCATCGTACTAACTCGCTTTCCAAATTTGGAAGTCTCTCCAAAAGATTGGACAATGCACCAGACAAACCACCTTGGGCTTCGGGGAATTTCGTTTTTATCGCGGCGCGGCGCTGATAAGGTTTTAATCTAATGTTTGGGACAACAGCGCGAAAACCGAATATTCGGCCATCTTCCGCCAACATCAGACACTTACGTGCCATGGTCGGTAAATAGCGCTGATCAACGCCTGTACGCTCTGCAATACTCGCAACGGCTTCGTTGGCATAATATAAGCGTATGGCCTCCTCGTTTCTTTGATATCGCACTTTTATCTCGGGTGCAAGGCTGGCTACACTAACCGTCGGCCACGTTTCAATCGGCGGTGCATCCTGAAAGGCATTGCGGCGTGACCACATGTCAAAACTCCTCCAGCCATTTCCATTGAGTCTCATAATTGAACGATCGATGAGATAAATCGATCGCAATTACCCCCTGTATTGCGCAGCGAATAAATAACCCAATTACCGTTGGTATGTCGTGCCCGAAGAAATCCTGCAAAATTTGATCGAGTGTCCCTTGCGTTCTTGCTTTCAATACTATTAGTAACCGTCCTTGTAATACTGCATGGTCTTGATCGCGTAAGGCAGCGGCAAAGCCGAGAGGCTTTAACCATCGAATACTAGTTTTAACGTGGGGTATTAAATCGTCGTCGGTGAACAGTCGATATTTGATTCCTTCGCGCTGAGCCTCACTTGCTTGCGCAAGAAGCTGACCACGTGCCTCATGTAGTTTGGTTGAGTCACTTTTAACTTCATGAAACTCTTGGTGTCCGTCGACGTATTCAACTTCTGCATCGAATTCCGTTCCGCGGTACTCCTTATCATCAAACGAAATGCGCAGTTCTGGTGCAAGGTCAAACGATCTCACCGATCGATTCAGTTCTAAGAAATTCAGCCAATGGACGAACTGACGTCCGCTGGGAAGTATCCAATCCCTGTTGGTCTTGACGCTGTAGACAAGGTAGAGATCATTGTTCTGTTTGCCGCGCCCACGATACGCTGCAAAAACATGTAGACGTTGTTTGTTTTTGGGCGACTTGCTCATGCGATACACCTCATGAAAGTTAGTCGATATCCAACTGATAGACATTGAAAAGCGACTTATAAATAATCGATTATGATTTTTAGATTGTGAATGAAATTCTAAAAACTTCGTGCGATTCAGCTTTTAATAACTAAAAATTTAATGTCATAACCACGTCGTTTCTACGAGGTTCAAGCATTTCTCATCGATTGACTGATGAACTTCTGATTCCTTATGAAGGATCGCTAATACTTTTGAGTAGGTAGGAAATAAAGACAGTTCTTTGTCATCGACTACCTGAGCCACTTGATGAAAGAAAAAATTTGAAGAACCGCGAGAACCTTTTACTACTTCTTCATCAAGATATTTACTTATATTAGGAAATAAAATTGCTTGGCTGGGCACACTTCTTTTGCCGAACCAAACTAAGGGTTCTTGTGAGTAAAGATTTCCCATTAAAAATAGATAATATTTACTATCTTTTAAAGTCGATAATTTTTGATAGATTCCGAAATATTGGGCGTAACACCAGTTAAGAACGAAATCATCGTCCACCTCCGTAACAAAACTTTGGAGATCAGGTGTTTTCAGAGTTAAGCGACGCCGTGTCCGCTGGTCAAGCTCAGACAAATTACGTCCTTCAATCGACATCCGCCACAACAAAAATGCTAATGCTGGTTTAGCTACCTTATCGACATTAAAGCTAATGGCATAACCATTGCACAAAAGTATATTGTTAAAGCATCCCCTATAGCGTCGGACAAATTTATCAAATAAATGGCGTCTAAGACTTTTGTAACTTTTGACCAAATCTAGAGGTACAGTGGAATTACCAGCATTTAGTAGACAGCTGATTTCCGTCTACGATGTGCGGTTTCAAACGTATTCGGACTGACACCACCAAGATGACTGTGTCGTCTTACCCCATTGTAGAAGTCATCAATGTATTCGGCTAGGTCCAGTGTAGCGGTTTCGCGATCAGCATAAATGTGCTTTTTGACGCGCTCTTTCTTTAAACTGCTGAAGAAGGACTCTACCACTGCGTTATCCCAGCAATTTGCCCGCCGACTCATACTCGGCTCCAGATGATTAGCCTTGCAGAACCGTCGCCAGGCGTCGCTGCCGTATTGCGTTCCTTGGTCTGAATGAATCAAGGTATGGCGAGGGCGGCGGCTGCGCACTGCTTTGGCAATGGCATCGAGTACTAATTCGCGATGAATGGTAGGTCGAACAGCCCAGCCAACGACCTTTCTTGAGAATAAATCCATCACCACGGCGAGATAAAGCCAGCCCTGCCACGTTCGGATATAGGTAATGTCAGTTACCCATGCTTCGTTTGGCCGCGTAACCGTAAATTGCCGTTGGAGTAAATTGGGGATCAGTGGTGATGGCTTTGAGACGGGTATATGCCGTATGCGATAGCCATGCAGCGCTCGCAACCCATTTTCTCGCATAAGACGGGCTACTCTGTGCTTACTGCATAGTTCCCCGCGCTCCCTTAGATCTTGGAAGACTCTCGGGGCACCATAGATGCCATGACTTGCCATGAAGGATGCTCTGATCAGCTTAAGAAGCCGAGCATCTTCCTGTGCGCGATCAGACAAGGGATTCTTCAACCACGCGTAGTAACCTGATCGTTCAACATCGAGAGCCTGGCACATGCTGATTACACTGAATTCGTCACGATGCGATTCAATAAATTTATATGCTTGCCTTACCTTGCTGGAGGCCTTGATTTTGGACATGGTCACCACCTTTAGTTACAGGTCGAATGCTACTCCTGTCTACTAAATCCTGGTAACTCCACCCGATAGTTTCTCGAAATCAATCCAAGAGCTATCAGTAATATCCAGTGCATTAATTTTCCGCTTTTTCGATACCTCGGTTTGTATAAGTCGCATCAAATTATGCGGGGTAATCTCGTTCAATACGCATATTTTCAAGAACAGAATCCACGCCGACTCAAAAGGTGCTGGACTAGAGGGATGCCACGACAGTCTCGTATGTAGCTTTGCCATAACCATATCCAATACAGGACGAGGAATATGATTATGTCTCCTCCTCCGGGATTTAGTTCCACTGTCCGCAAAGTCGAATAATCAGTTCTAAAAATTAGAACTAATTAGTCAACCTGACTTCGCCTATTACAAGAGATAAGAGGTGTAGCTGTTTGAGGTAAATGAGATCGTTGAATGTGGGAGACATCGATGTATTACTTCGGAGCGCTACAAATCGATAGTGCCAGCACCTAGCAGCTTGGCCGAACCGACCGCCCCGTAAATTGCGCAGACTCCAATATGCATTGCGGATCTGTTGCAGCAATTCCATGCATTCAGCCTTTGATAATTCATCGAAGGAAAATAATTCAATTTGTTGCACGGAAGCTACTTTAATGCAGATTGAACAATATAATCGAGCCATTCATCGATTAGAGGCAGATACGACCATGCAACGTACCCTATTCGCTTTTGCCCTTGTTTCCGCTGTTCCGGCAGCCATTGCGCAATCTCCGGTCTACAAATGCGTCAGCAAAGGGAAAACCGTTTATTCCGAATCGCCTTGTCCGATCGGCACCAACAAGCAGTCGAAAATTGATACGACGCCGGAATATATGGGCAACGAGACATATAGCAGAGCCACTATCAACTCTGCCAGAGCAAGAATTCGGGCAGGAATGAATGAGATTGGCACTGCGGTTTCGACGGTTAAAAGCAAGCGTAAAAACGACCAGCTGTGCGAATCAATAATCAGAGACCTTCAAAACCTAGACGCTCGATCACGACAACCGCTGAGTGCGTGGGAGCAGGATTATATCCGTAAGGAGAAAATCCGCGTTCATCAAGCAGCTGCGGAATGGGATTGTTAAAGTCAAAAGCGGTTTGGCATGGCGCAAGATCGTTCGACTGCAGTGGAAATGACAAGGGCGCATTAAACCGTAGTCAATATGCGCCCTCACCGGTCTACATGGGCGCTTCACCCCATACCCCCGATACTTATTGCGTCTCTAGCCGCGTCATGGCGGCGTCAACAATTTTCCATGCGCCACCGAACTGGTCTAGACGCTTAAGATGTTGCATACGCTCATTAGCAGGCAGTTTGCTAATGAGAAGCACAATCGGAATCATTGGTTTCTGTTGGCGCTGTGGTCGTCGTTTTAACATTGAATACAAGTTCAGCAAAATAGCAGTCCCATAATTCAAAGCTTATTTCTCATGGAGGTTTTATGCCGTTCCAAAAATCGAAGCGCCAAGCTGTTCAAGCATGTCTTGTGGCTACTCTTGCTATCCCGCTGTTGGCAGATGCATGTACGCGATTTGTTTATCTTGGGGAGAACGGCAATACCATCACCGCCCGCTCCATGGACTGGAAATATGACATCGGCAGCAACCTTTACATTTTGCCTCGCGGGATGGAACGAAGTGGCGAAGCTGGACCAAATTCATTACGTTGGGTTTCGAAATATGGTTCTGTAGTAGCAACTGCTTATGATATTTCTACTGCAGATGGCGTCAACGAGGCGGGACTTTACGCAGGTGTCTTGTGGTTGACTGAGTCACAGTTCCGAAGTTTGGTGCTCAAAGTAAGCCAGGGTTAACTATTGCGGCATGGACGCAATACGTGCTGGATAACTTTGCCACAGTTGTCGAAGCTGTTGAAGCATTAGAGAAAGAGCCCTACACCCTGGTAACAGATAATGTGCCGGGTAAGCAAAGACTCACGACATTGCATCTTAGTATTTCGGATGCTAGTGGCGACAGTGCAGTTTTTGAATACA
It encodes the following:
- the actP gene encoding copper transporting P-type ATPase (Evidence 2a : Function of homologous gene experimentally demonstrated in an other organism; PubMedId : 11936079, 9930866; Product type t : transporter); its protein translation is MNNNAHDDHSHGDHSHHLKSSINSDERVKNPDKPFTDPVCGMRVAADPLKEIEYEGNKYHFCSAGCMHKFGVTPQAYIKPNTAGTAENMPSGTIYTCPMHPEIRQPTPGNCPICGMSLEPLMPSLEDEENPELVDFRRRFWWTLPLTIIVTFLAMGAHRFFPGGIPYQNWIELTLSTPVVLWAGWPFFERCYQSIVRRSPNMWTLIGAGVTAAYGYSVVATLAPGLFPSTFMEHGRVGVYYEAAAVIVSLTLLGQILELKARSQTSAAIKSLLGLAPKTARRINKDGTEEDVPLTHVHIGDALRVRPGEKVPVDGVVAEGESAVDESMLTGEPMPVTKRQGDKVIGATLNTSGSLVIHSEKVGSQTMLSQIVQMVAQAQRSRAPMQRLADVVAGYFVLVVVGIAFLTLVGWGLFGPEPSWVFGFVNAVAVLIIACPCALGLATPMSIMAATGRAATQGMLFRDAAAIEGMRKVNTLIVDKTGTLTEGKPAFDRVIAAQGQTETSVLQVAASIDQGSEHPLAQAIVTEARKRSLTLDKPESFESSSGIGVRGIVAGHRIALGNTALMDEEKIEWRSLSTQAEELRSEGASVMHVAVDGKLIGLVAVSDPIKTTTMEALSVLREAGINVIMATGDGVTTAKSVAGKLGISEVHGEVKPQDKLALVERLQKEGKVVAMAGDGINDAPALAKADVGIAMGTGTDVAINSAHLTLVKGDLRVIARARTLSLDTVRNMHQNLGFAFIYNALGIPLAAGLLYPFTGQLLSPMIAALAMSLSSVSVITNALRLRGTSK
- a CDS encoding conserved hypothetical protein (Evidence 4 : Homologs of previously reported genes of unknown function) — encoded protein: MNKSNPQPQRLKQLNVHTSQGLAGQLTRESQIVFGYRTEDPHCEISLTMPLRAETYAANILPGVLRQNLPEGYLLHWIRERFGKTMKMDDFNILALTGSDMIGRVSVSLNENHVEHAKAENLNALLSWKGSESLFDYLAEKYAGTSGISGVQPKVLAVAYEDKETVDKGVMKDRKLIIKASGVDYEGLAENEFHCMTMGMLAGLNVPKFWLSENKEVFVIERFDIDPISGEYLGFEDMTALTGKQNDGKYDSSYENVAKAIDIFSSSTYKTESLAEFFKSLVLSIAVRNGDAHLKNFGMLYTTPETNDVRLSPLYDIVCTTAYIPRDTIALKMNKAKVWPTREHLIEFGKAHCRLDRPVEIIDEVLNVVTAYAPAIETGQIWKKMQPELVKGAGSLSKPRSVSQKI
- a CDS encoding Conserved hypothetical protein, putative lambda repressor-like, DNA-binding (Evidence 4 : Homologs of previously reported genes of unknown function); translated protein: MNTLDLAKIIVSARRALKLTQAELAVRADISRRTLIDLENGPGSNDIGFRKIERILNALGLNIAVIEKSKRPTESELNTIFADDE
- a CDS encoding Conserved hypothetical protein (Evidence 4 : Homologs of previously reported genes of unknown function), which produces MLDDHPMVTKTYILPTPTLQRTYDLVRERVWARRTGLNFYSTPRIGKTTCLMMIKGMLEAEFPKTFFLLISARASRPSEAHMYRLLLEGLNHELAGRTNTGVLFRNTVTDIAMHVGRRRGMQFVLLIDEMHLLSGTDLSQLLVVHNDLKLKNINMTTLSFAQPEILHRRAAMMIAGERQIIARFLSEPLAFNGCTSIEELEEILKTFDEGTEYPEGSGWSYTRFFLPRAFEQGFRLQIYASKLWSALTTANVGGESGGLPMEHTIVAIESLLQMARASDCPNFVLSDNDLQDAVDASQLRLFTSMMQE
- a CDS encoding conserved hypothetical protein (Evidence 4 : Homologs of previously reported genes of unknown function) — protein: MWSRRNAFQDAPPIETWPTVSVASLAPEIKVRYQRNEEAIRLYYANEAVASIAERTGVDQRYLPTMARKCLMLAEDGRIFGFRAVVPNIRLKPYQRRAAIKTKFPEAQGGLSGALSNLLERLPNLESELVRWIMQDAKAKVIPEYKLRAKDLHHLFIKCIEKQGICRHEWPFNTKYLGIRTIQKFMVGVLNKYFSKSVYRRGEIDAKAHLAVGTGDPPFLSFEDPYDAVEIDAYCIEAHFTIDFLTPEGTSKQVLLERIWLIAAVERASTAVLAWSFVYRSEVGANDIVALIRDAVAKKWEPLAGPPFTYGIGSGLPSGVIPLAFGAVWEITMLDGALAHLATALHDRVRKTLGMIINWGPVGHFERRPNVERTFRKIGDDVFKRLPSTTGSHPRKGRADDAEAKAIRYGINADDAEKLTDVYFAQHNATPTEGLSYMTPLDYLRYFIDGPVARLIVRHLPARAAAETKLFLLTETHFVRGGKKTGRRPYVQIDRVRYTNPILAEAGHLIGKKVTIEIDEDDMRQVRAFLPNGTELGILKAAGRWNLTKHSRRTRKIINRLAYERIIVLTEFDDPVAVYLAHIGKGVKHKGGIKPPPPKVATAVVHVSKAAGLEPTITAPQEDKIKRGKSVNDASKRRSLIGRPSPIQMKTKNHR
- a CDS encoding conserved hypothetical protein (Evidence 4 : Homologs of previously reported genes of unknown function) — translated: MSKSPKNKQRLHVFAAYRGRGKQNNDLYLVYSVKTNRDWILPSGRQFVHWLNFLELNRSVRSFDLAPELRISFDDKEYRGTEFDAEVEYVDGHQEFHEVKSDSTKLHEARGQLLAQASEAQREGIKYRLFTDDDLIPHVKTSIRWLKPLGFAAALRDQDHAVLQGRLLIVLKARTQGTLDQILQDFFGHDIPTVIGLFIRCAIQGVIAIDLSHRSFNYETQWKWLEEF
- a CDS encoding Hypothetical protein (Evidence 5 : No homology to any previously reported sequences), whose product is MVKSYKSLRRHLFDKFVRRYRGCFNNILLCNGYAISFNVDKVAKPALAFLLWRMSIEGRNLSELDQRTRRRLTLKTPDLQSFVTEVDDDFVLNWCYAQYFGIYQKLSTLKDSKYYLFLMGNLYSQEPLVWFGKRSVPSQAILFPNISKYLDEEVVKGSRGSSNFFFHQVAQVVDDKELSLFPTYSKVLAILHKESEVHQSIDEKCLNLVETTWL
- a CDS encoding Hypothetical protein (Evidence 5 : No homology to any previously reported sequences), coding for MAKLHTRLSWHPSSPAPFESAWILFLKICVLNEITPHNLMRLIQTEVSKKRKINALDITDSSWIDFEKLSGGVTRI
- a CDS encoding Hypothetical protein (Evidence 5 : No homology to any previously reported sequences) — translated: MQRTLFAFALVSAVPAAIAQSPVYKCVSKGKTVYSESPCPIGTNKQSKIDTTPEYMGNETYSRATINSARARIRAGMNEIGTAVSTVKSKRKNDQLCESIIRDLQNLDARSRQPLSAWEQDYIRKEKIRVHQAAAEWDC
- a CDS encoding hypothetical protein (Evidence 5 : No homology to any previously reported sequences), whose amino-acid sequence is MNYGTAILLNLYSMLKRRPQRQQKPMIPIVLLISKLPANERMQHLKRLDQFGGAWKIVDAAMTRLETQ
- a CDS encoding putative choloylglycine hydrolase protein (part 1) (Evidence 3 : Function proposed based on presence of conserved amino acid motif, structural feature or limited homology; Product type pe : putative enzyme) yields the protein MPFQKSKRQAVQACLVATLAIPLLADACTRFVYLGENGNTITARSMDWKYDIGSNLYILPRGMERSGEAGPNSLRWVSKYGSVVATAYDISTADGVNEAGLYAGVLWLTESQFRSLVLKVSQG